The following proteins are co-located in the Paludibaculum fermentans genome:
- the rpoN gene encoding RNA polymerase factor sigma-54: MSLLSPRLQLAVKQKQILTPGLVQMVTVLQLNRLELREMIAQEIAENPVLEDTGEIGEDLTPAEVQSLLELERDPAPSDAAVLQVTKDAAAATYEGDSDGFDAPESAEPAAQAASDYDTQVSTDAAQAVDPFEQIDFGNYFDEWMDPGFRSPASEDSDKPSFETFLSSPVTLTEHLRQQLALLVMDPEVRDAADAIIGNLDDTGYLCISLDEIAETEGYTMDNLEAALEEVQCLEPAGIAARSLQECLLLQIESRNGKDGVAWQIVKDHLKLVESKSVKELARLLGRPMEHIQIALEVIRHLDPKPGIRYSGPGARQVEPDVYIFKDGDDYVIQISDEDLPQLRLNGGYRRLLDREQEPDKDTRNYIKERFQSALQLIRNIEQRKQTILKVCQSIVRRQGEFLEEGIDELRPMMIKDVAEEIGVHPSTVSRAVAGKYAHTPQGVFELRFFFSEAVQGPSGGGIPLQTLKRMVKKMIEEEDSAKPLTDDQIAAKLQAQGIQVTRRTVAKYREDMKIPSTHHRRVRN; this comes from the coding sequence ATGAGCCTGCTCTCTCCGAGACTTCAGCTCGCGGTCAAGCAGAAACAGATCCTCACTCCTGGGCTTGTCCAGATGGTGACGGTACTCCAGTTGAACCGGCTGGAGCTGCGTGAAATGATCGCCCAGGAAATCGCCGAAAACCCCGTGTTGGAAGACACAGGGGAGATCGGGGAAGACCTGACCCCTGCCGAAGTGCAGTCGCTGCTGGAACTGGAACGCGATCCGGCCCCCTCCGACGCGGCCGTGCTCCAGGTGACCAAGGACGCCGCCGCCGCCACCTACGAAGGCGACTCCGACGGCTTCGACGCGCCTGAAAGCGCCGAACCGGCCGCCCAGGCCGCCTCCGACTACGACACGCAGGTCTCCACCGACGCCGCCCAGGCCGTCGATCCCTTCGAACAGATCGACTTTGGCAACTACTTCGACGAGTGGATGGACCCGGGCTTCCGTTCGCCCGCCTCCGAGGATTCCGACAAACCCTCGTTCGAAACGTTTCTCTCCTCGCCCGTCACCCTGACTGAGCACCTGCGCCAGCAACTGGCTCTGCTCGTCATGGATCCCGAAGTCCGTGATGCGGCCGACGCCATCATCGGAAATCTTGACGACACAGGCTACCTTTGCATCTCGCTGGACGAAATCGCCGAGACTGAAGGCTACACGATGGACAACCTCGAGGCTGCCCTCGAGGAGGTTCAGTGCCTGGAGCCCGCCGGCATCGCCGCCCGCTCGCTGCAGGAGTGCCTGCTGCTCCAGATCGAAAGCCGCAACGGCAAGGACGGCGTCGCCTGGCAGATCGTTAAGGACCACCTGAAACTGGTCGAGTCCAAGAGCGTCAAGGAACTCGCCCGCCTCCTGGGCCGGCCCATGGAGCACATCCAGATCGCGCTCGAGGTCATCCGCCACCTCGATCCGAAGCCCGGCATCCGCTACTCGGGTCCCGGCGCCCGCCAGGTCGAACCGGATGTCTATATCTTTAAGGATGGCGACGACTACGTCATCCAGATCAGCGACGAGGACCTGCCCCAACTCCGGTTGAACGGCGGCTACCGCCGTCTGCTCGACCGCGAGCAGGAACCCGATAAGGATACGCGCAATTACATCAAGGAGCGCTTCCAGTCGGCCCTGCAGCTCATCCGCAACATCGAACAACGCAAGCAGACCATCCTGAAGGTCTGCCAAAGCATCGTACGCCGCCAGGGCGAGTTCCTCGAAGAAGGAATCGACGAGCTGCGGCCCATGATGATCAAGGACGTCGCCGAAGAGATCGGCGTCCATCCCTCGACGGTCAGCCGCGCGGTTGCCGGCAAGTACGCCCACACCCCGCAAGGTGTCTTTGAACTGCGATTCTTCTTTTCAGAGGCAGTGCAGGGACCTTCGGGCGGCGGCATCCCGCTACAAACCTTGAAGCGCATGGTGAAGAAAATGATTGAGGAAGAAGACTCCGCCAAACCTCTCACCGACGACCAGATTGCCGCCAAGCTCCAGGCCCAGGGCATCCAGGTCACGCGCCGCACGGTGGCCAAATACCGCGAGGATATGAAGATTCCCTCCACCCACCATCGCCGGGTCCGGAACTAA
- a CDS encoding ribosome hibernation promotion factor: protein MKITFTGKQDKLNPSQERKLAMAFSRLSKLLERRGEKEAQVILSVQRHLQHAEVRVNFYDHTLVGAGAATDQFAATMEAVDKVEKQALKNREKWRDTKRDGTKRTAAEIAEPLVAVPAAKPAKASKAKPVKSKPAKVVKANGKSSGKPMTVDEAMIAMEEDRDYMVFRDCETDKVSVLIRRRDGKVDLVEA, encoded by the coding sequence ATGAAAATCACTTTTACTGGCAAGCAGGACAAGCTGAATCCGTCGCAGGAGCGTAAGCTCGCTATGGCGTTCTCACGGCTCTCCAAGCTTTTGGAACGCCGTGGAGAGAAGGAAGCTCAAGTCATCTTGAGCGTCCAGCGCCATCTGCAGCACGCGGAGGTACGTGTCAACTTCTATGACCACACGCTGGTCGGCGCCGGTGCGGCGACCGATCAGTTCGCGGCCACCATGGAAGCTGTAGACAAGGTCGAGAAACAGGCCTTGAAGAATCGCGAGAAGTGGCGCGACACCAAGCGCGACGGCACCAAGCGCACCGCGGCCGAGATCGCTGAGCCGCTCGTCGCCGTACCCGCCGCCAAGCCCGCGAAAGCCAGCAAGGCCAAGCCGGTGAAGTCCAAGCCCGCCAAGGTAGTGAAGGCCAACGGCAAATCCAGCGGCAAGCCAATGACCGTGGACGAGGCGATGATCGCCATGGAAGAGGATCGCGACTACATGGTTTTTCGCGATTGCGAGACCGACAAGGTGAGTGTGCTCATACGCCGCCGCGACGGGAAGGTGGATTTGGTCGAGGCCTAG
- the rapZ gene encoding RNase adapter RapZ yields the protein MGEQPKRDQQPELVIITGLSGSGKGTVLKTLEDHGYYSVDNLPLGLIPKFAELTRDSPNIRRAALVVDIREREQLEQFPDVFAKIRRSISTRLIFLDADDDSLVRRYSETRRPHPLGGDRSVLRNVRSERRTLEPIRALADHVINTTELNVHQLRKRIIENFGASDEAKLRVYVMSFGFRHGVPPESDLVFDVRFLPNPNYIPEFKNLTGKNAGVARYIRSFPQTVEFMERISSLLLYLMPHYTAEGKSYLTISIGCTGGQHRSVMMAEEINKRLAKAGYATKVAHRDIEKH from the coding sequence GTGGGAGAGCAACCGAAGCGGGATCAACAGCCCGAACTGGTGATCATCACCGGTCTCAGCGGCTCGGGTAAGGGGACTGTCCTCAAAACGCTGGAGGATCACGGCTACTATTCCGTCGACAATCTCCCCCTCGGCCTCATACCCAAATTTGCGGAACTCACGCGCGACTCGCCCAACATCCGGCGCGCCGCGCTCGTCGTCGACATCCGGGAACGCGAGCAACTGGAGCAGTTCCCGGATGTCTTCGCCAAAATCCGGCGCAGCATCTCCACGCGCCTCATCTTCCTCGACGCCGATGACGATTCTCTCGTCCGGCGCTACAGCGAGACCCGCCGCCCCCACCCGCTAGGCGGCGACCGCAGCGTCCTGCGCAACGTGCGCTCCGAACGCCGCACGCTCGAACCCATCCGAGCCCTGGCCGATCACGTCATCAATACCACCGAACTCAACGTCCACCAGCTCAGGAAGCGCATCATCGAGAACTTCGGAGCCTCGGACGAAGCCAAGCTCCGCGTCTATGTGATGAGCTTCGGCTTTCGCCACGGCGTCCCGCCGGAAAGCGATCTGGTCTTCGACGTCCGGTTTCTGCCGAACCCCAACTACATCCCGGAGTTCAAGAATCTCACCGGCAAGAACGCCGGAGTCGCCCGCTATATCCGCAGCTTTCCCCAGACGGTGGAGTTCATGGAGCGTATCTCCAGCCTCCTGCTCTACCTGATGCCGCACTACACGGCGGAGGGCAAGAGTTACCTGACGATCTCGATCGGTTGTACAGGAGGCCAGCACCGGTCGGTGATGATGGCTGAGGAGATCAACAAGCGTCTGGCCAAGGCGGGTTACGCCACCAAAGTCGCCCACCGCGACATCGAGAAGCACTGA
- a CDS encoding AAA family ATPase, translating into MSAGPLRVVVVAPHAAMASELRARFLEEVGFEVVTVLASYPGAERLRLTLAHFQPDCLYLQCDDLPASMKLLQTLHQMEFRGPVVACAMRHQPDAVIDLLRGGAFDYLHLPFDEFSFREVAQRVESRAPRNSESFLQCGARVVGFTSSKPGSGATTLATQAAFALRRMSGRRVLSIDLNLLSGTTSGWAEAMVHPFDVVDAVAALPAGARCFSEAIQFNGISMLPAPAIPETDSVPEEELRSLLQMARQCFDWVVVDLPCTAAPETLAAAALMDDVVVVTTPELASLNTLHRNTELLYAAGVEPASLHVALNRTSKRDPLQPDAISAALKMHLSWILPNDYFSLQAAGQLGLTGESALALAVRKMATDFCGTPKVHGVEVDGVAGEVSLAAAG; encoded by the coding sequence ATGAGTGCCGGTCCTTTGCGAGTTGTCGTGGTTGCTCCGCATGCGGCGATGGCCTCGGAACTTCGCGCCCGATTTTTAGAGGAGGTAGGATTCGAGGTCGTCACTGTCCTTGCATCCTATCCGGGTGCGGAGCGGTTGAGACTGACGCTGGCGCATTTCCAGCCGGATTGCCTGTACCTGCAGTGCGACGATCTGCCCGCCTCGATGAAATTGCTGCAGACCCTGCACCAGATGGAGTTCCGCGGGCCGGTGGTGGCGTGTGCGATGCGGCACCAGCCGGATGCGGTGATCGACCTGCTGCGCGGCGGCGCTTTTGACTACCTGCATCTGCCCTTCGACGAATTCTCCTTTCGCGAAGTGGCGCAGCGTGTGGAGAGCCGTGCTCCACGAAACTCAGAGAGTTTTCTCCAGTGTGGCGCCCGGGTTGTGGGTTTTACGAGTAGTAAGCCCGGCTCAGGCGCCACGACCCTTGCTACCCAGGCCGCCTTCGCGTTGCGGAGGATGAGCGGGCGGCGGGTGTTGTCGATCGATTTGAATTTGCTTTCGGGTACGACTTCGGGTTGGGCCGAGGCGATGGTGCATCCGTTCGACGTAGTGGACGCGGTAGCGGCGCTGCCGGCGGGTGCGCGTTGTTTTAGCGAAGCCATTCAATTCAATGGCATCAGCATGCTGCCGGCCCCGGCGATTCCGGAGACGGATTCGGTGCCGGAGGAAGAGCTGCGTTCGTTGCTGCAGATGGCGCGGCAGTGTTTCGACTGGGTGGTGGTGGATCTACCATGCACCGCCGCTCCGGAGACGCTGGCGGCCGCGGCGCTGATGGATGATGTTGTGGTGGTGACGACTCCGGAACTGGCCAGCCTGAACACGCTACATCGAAATACGGAGCTGTTGTACGCGGCGGGGGTCGAACCGGCTTCGCTGCATGTCGCATTGAACCGGACGTCGAAGCGGGATCCGCTGCAGCCGGATGCGATATCGGCGGCGTTGAAGATGCACCTGTCGTGGATTCTGCCGAACGATTACTTTAGCTTGCAGGCGGCGGGACAGTTGGGACTGACGGGCGAGAGCGCGCTGGCCCTGGCAGTCAGGAAGATGGCTACTGACTTCTGCGGGACTCCGAAGGTGCACGGGGTGGAGGTGGACGGGGTGGCGGGGGAAGTTAGTTTGGCGGCGGCGGGGTAG
- the nadA gene encoding quinolinate synthase NadA translates to MLATNTIAEEILDLKRDRKAILLAHHYQESEIQELADSIGDSLELARKAQQFEGDVIVFCGVWFMAETAKVLNPDRIVVVPDREAGCSLVDSCPADQLKAWKHRHPDHAIVSYINTSVEVKAESDILCTSRNAVQVVNSIPAGQPILFLPDINLGNYVKQQTGRENMKIWQGACIVHATFPARRVTSAKAEHPTALVAAHPECPADVLRLADFIGSTSAIIDWCVKHPHNEFIIMTESGVRHSLERLAPEKTFHFVANEQCNCSECPYMKRNTLEKLRDCLRDLTPRVELTAELMDRARRPVERMLALR, encoded by the coding sequence ATGCTGGCAACCAACACCATTGCGGAAGAGATCCTGGACCTGAAGCGCGACCGCAAGGCAATCCTCCTCGCGCATCACTACCAGGAGTCCGAGATCCAGGAACTGGCCGACTCCATCGGCGATAGCCTGGAACTCGCCCGGAAAGCTCAGCAGTTCGAAGGCGACGTCATCGTCTTCTGCGGCGTCTGGTTCATGGCGGAGACCGCGAAGGTCCTCAACCCGGACCGCATCGTCGTCGTGCCTGACCGTGAGGCCGGCTGCAGTCTGGTCGACTCCTGCCCCGCCGATCAGCTCAAGGCCTGGAAACACCGCCATCCGGACCATGCCATCGTCAGCTACATCAACACCTCCGTCGAGGTGAAGGCCGAGAGCGACATCCTCTGCACCTCGCGCAACGCCGTCCAGGTGGTCAATTCGATCCCGGCCGGCCAGCCCATCCTCTTCCTGCCCGACATCAACCTCGGCAACTACGTGAAGCAGCAGACCGGCCGCGAGAACATGAAGATCTGGCAGGGCGCCTGCATCGTCCACGCCACCTTCCCCGCGCGCCGTGTCACCTCCGCCAAGGCGGAGCACCCCACCGCGCTCGTCGCCGCCCACCCCGAGTGCCCGGCCGACGTCCTCCGCCTGGCCGATTTCATTGGCTCTACTTCGGCCATCATCGACTGGTGCGTCAAACACCCGCACAACGAATTCATCATCATGACCGAGAGCGGCGTCCGCCACTCGCTCGAACGCCTTGCGCCGGAAAAGACTTTCCACTTCGTGGCCAACGAGCAGTGCAACTGCAGCGAATGCCCGTACATGAAGCGCAATACCCTCGAGAAACTGCGCGACTGCCTGCGCGACCTCACCCCGCGCGTGGAACTCACCGCCGAACTGATGGATCGCGCCCGGCGCCCCGTCGAACGCATGCTCGCCCTGCGCTAA
- the moaA gene encoding GTP 3',8-cyclase MoaA, with protein sequence MTPASTPLIDTFGRVHDNLRISVTDRCNIRCFYCMPEDGVQFMQRSEILTFEEIEHFARVAVSLGVNKIRITGGEPLVRKDLPVLVEKLTAIEGVKDIALTTNGVLLAEQAEALYAAGLRRLNVHLDTLDRERFHQITRRDDLPRVLAGIDRAQQLGFGPIKINAVAVKNLVEPDIVPLARFGRERGIEIRYIEFMPLDAQGLWDHRKVLLTDEMIGLLEAGIGPLEVMPDPDPRAPALEYRWKDGGGAIGFIASVSRPFCLNCNRLRITSDGKLRYCLFAIEETDVKGLLRGNAGDDAIRQVIRDVVWAKWQGHEINTAKFVAPPRPMYSIGG encoded by the coding sequence ATGACGCCCGCGTCCACACCTCTCATCGATACCTTCGGGCGCGTCCACGACAACCTGCGCATCAGCGTCACAGACCGCTGCAACATCCGCTGCTTCTACTGCATGCCCGAGGACGGCGTCCAGTTCATGCAGCGCTCCGAGATCCTCACCTTCGAGGAAATCGAGCACTTCGCCCGCGTCGCCGTTTCCCTGGGCGTCAATAAGATCCGCATTACCGGCGGTGAACCCCTGGTCCGCAAGGATCTTCCAGTTCTCGTAGAGAAACTCACCGCCATCGAAGGCGTCAAGGACATCGCCCTCACCACCAACGGCGTCCTGCTGGCCGAACAGGCCGAGGCCCTCTACGCCGCCGGGCTGCGCCGCTTGAACGTCCACCTCGACACCCTCGATCGCGAGCGCTTCCACCAGATCACGCGCCGCGACGACCTGCCGCGCGTCCTGGCCGGCATCGACCGCGCCCAGCAGTTGGGCTTCGGACCCATCAAAATCAATGCCGTCGCCGTCAAGAATCTGGTCGAGCCCGACATCGTGCCCCTCGCCCGCTTCGGTCGCGAGCGTGGCATCGAGATCCGCTACATCGAATTCATGCCCCTGGACGCCCAGGGCCTGTGGGACCACCGCAAGGTGCTCCTCACCGACGAGATGATCGGCCTGCTGGAAGCCGGCATCGGGCCGCTGGAAGTCATGCCGGACCCCGACCCCCGCGCTCCGGCGCTCGAGTATCGCTGGAAAGATGGCGGCGGCGCCATCGGCTTCATCGCCTCCGTCAGCCGCCCCTTCTGCCTCAACTGCAACCGTCTCCGCATTACCTCGGATGGAAAGCTGCGATACTGCCTGTTTGCGATTGAAGAGACTGACGTGAAGGGCCTGTTGCGCGGAAACGCCGGAGACGATGCCATCCGGCAGGTCATCCGGGACGTGGTGTGGGCCAAGTGGCAGGGCCACGAGATCAACACCGCGAAGTTCGTCGCTCCGCCTCGGCCCATGTATTCCATCGGCGGGTAG
- a CDS encoding ArnT family glycosyltransferase, which produces MFQRSLPYLAGLLACGLFLALGLIFLPYPGAQYDETLFVMSIHSPQYVEYAMKFGAVKVPIMLMTYIGSLKAAIYAPILYFFGAGNATLRIPVLLMGGASVFLLYLILKRLSGWKTAFLLALLLATDALFLLTDVFDWGPVALQHILFTGAVYCFVRFSTDQRRRWLFIGSLCAGLALWDKALFIWLLGGFSVALLAVFPRQLLALAKNRRHLAAVVLGFVLGAAPFLYYNKIHKLRTITANTEMDEQHPLDKLVMLDRTLDGSGLMGYIVREDPEGAVLNLKSWEKIPLFLNGKLGNPRNSLQHILLVLALFIAPVLCWSGPNRKAALLFVLGGLFTYILMLLTKSAGGSAHHTVLLWPIPQILAGLMVGEIYRRWPRRGFRIASAIVLLCVVSNLTVLNTYLAHFIACGPTVIWSDAIRPLVAEIGSRPGKLFFGTDWGITQQVEFYGNGKIGFHRTSDAIVIGLPEPLNVQHLEGYMADPSTVFVTHTEGHEAFVGVRKKLLDFAAERGYRDELYKVISDRHGVPIFEIHEFRK; this is translated from the coding sequence ATGTTTCAACGATCTTTGCCTTATCTGGCCGGGCTCCTCGCCTGCGGGCTATTCCTGGCCTTGGGCCTCATCTTCCTCCCCTATCCGGGCGCACAGTACGACGAGACGCTCTTCGTCATGTCGATCCACAGCCCGCAATATGTCGAGTACGCCATGAAGTTCGGCGCCGTGAAGGTGCCCATCATGCTCATGACGTACATCGGCTCGCTCAAGGCCGCCATCTACGCCCCAATCCTGTACTTCTTCGGCGCCGGCAACGCCACCCTCCGCATCCCCGTGCTGCTCATGGGCGGAGCCTCCGTCTTCCTGCTCTACCTCATCCTCAAACGGCTCAGCGGCTGGAAGACCGCCTTCCTCCTCGCCCTCCTGCTCGCGACCGACGCGCTCTTCCTGCTCACCGATGTCTTCGATTGGGGACCCGTCGCGCTCCAGCACATCCTCTTCACCGGAGCTGTCTACTGCTTCGTGCGCTTCAGCACCGATCAACGCCGCCGCTGGCTGTTCATCGGCTCCCTCTGCGCCGGCCTCGCCCTCTGGGACAAAGCACTCTTCATCTGGCTGCTGGGCGGATTCTCCGTCGCGCTGCTGGCTGTCTTCCCGCGACAACTCCTCGCCCTGGCGAAGAATCGCCGCCATCTCGCCGCCGTCGTGCTCGGCTTTGTCCTCGGCGCCGCGCCGTTCCTCTACTACAACAAGATCCACAAGCTGCGCACCATCACCGCCAATACCGAGATGGACGAGCAGCACCCGCTCGACAAGCTCGTCATGCTCGACCGCACCCTCGACGGCAGCGGTCTCATGGGCTACATTGTGCGGGAAGACCCCGAAGGCGCGGTCCTCAACCTCAAGTCGTGGGAGAAGATCCCGCTCTTCCTCAACGGCAAACTCGGCAACCCGCGCAATAGCCTGCAGCACATCCTGCTCGTCCTGGCGCTGTTCATCGCGCCCGTCCTCTGCTGGAGCGGTCCCAATCGCAAAGCCGCCCTGTTATTCGTGCTCGGCGGGCTTTTCACCTACATCCTCATGCTGCTCACGAAGAGTGCCGGAGGCTCCGCCCACCACACCGTCCTCCTGTGGCCCATCCCGCAGATCCTGGCCGGGCTGATGGTCGGTGAGATCTATCGCCGCTGGCCGCGCCGCGGCTTCCGCATCGCCTCCGCCATCGTCCTCCTCTGCGTCGTCTCGAACCTGACCGTCCTCAACACCTATCTCGCCCACTTCATCGCCTGCGGACCCACCGTCATCTGGAGCGACGCCATCCGCCCGCTCGTCGCCGAGATCGGCAGCCGCCCCGGCAAGCTCTTCTTCGGCACGGATTGGGGCATCACCCAGCAGGTGGAGTTCTATGGCAACGGCAAAATCGGCTTCCATCGCACCAGCGACGCCATCGTCATCGGCCTGCCTGAGCCGCTGAACGTCCAGCACCTCGAAGGCTATATGGCCGACCCCTCCACCGTCTTCGTCACCCACACCGAAGGCCACGAAGCCTTCGTCGGAGTCCGTAAAAAACTGCTCGATTTCGCCGCCGAACGCGGCTATCGCGACGAGCTCTACAAAGTGATCAGCGACCGCCACGGCGTGCCCATCTTCGAGATCCATGAATTCCGAAAATGA
- a CDS encoding Smr/MutS family protein, producing MNSENEPVEVPITDVFDLHPFAPRDVKAAVEAYLEEAHARGFTALRIIHGRGIGVQREMVRKTLARTPYVLEFRDAPEGAGGWGATLVTLRQP from the coding sequence ATGAATTCCGAAAATGAGCCTGTCGAGGTTCCAATCACCGATGTCTTCGACCTCCACCCCTTCGCACCCCGGGATGTGAAGGCGGCCGTCGAAGCCTATCTCGAAGAGGCGCACGCCCGCGGCTTCACCGCCTTGCGCATCATCCACGGCCGCGGCATCGGCGTGCAGCGTGAGATGGTCCGCAAGACCCTGGCGCGCACACCCTATGTGTTGGAGTTTCGCGACGCGCCCGAAGGCGCCGGCGGCTGGGGCGCTACGCTCGTAACGCTGCGGCAGCCCTGA